One Burkholderia sp. PAMC 26561 genomic window carries:
- the ubiA gene encoding 4-hydroxybenzoate octaprenyltransferase → MLARLPLYLRLVRMDKPIGSLLLLWPTLNALWIASDGHPSPMLLLIFVLGTLLMRSAGCAINDYADRDFDKHVKRTENRPITSGKIAAWEAVALAAVLSAIAFLLILPLNTLTKELSVFALFVAGSYPFTKRFFAIPQAYLGIAFGFGIPMAFAAIQDHVPPLAWIMLAANVFWSVAYDTEYAMVDRDDDIKIGIRTSALTFGRFDVLAIMLCYGVTLGIYAWIGVTLAFGWMYWIGWAAALACAIYHYTLIRNRERMSCFAAFKHNNWLGGVLFAGIAAHYAFFR, encoded by the coding sequence ATGCTCGCTCGCCTTCCGCTTTATCTCCGCCTCGTCCGCATGGATAAACCCATCGGCAGCCTGCTTTTGCTGTGGCCGACGCTCAATGCGTTATGGATTGCATCGGATGGGCACCCATCGCCTATGCTTCTGCTGATCTTCGTGCTCGGCACGCTGCTCATGCGCTCGGCGGGTTGCGCGATAAACGACTACGCCGATCGCGATTTCGACAAACACGTGAAGCGCACCGAAAACCGGCCGATCACGTCCGGCAAGATTGCCGCGTGGGAAGCGGTGGCGCTGGCGGCGGTTTTATCGGCGATTGCGTTCTTGCTGATCCTGCCGCTCAACACGCTGACGAAAGAGCTCTCGGTGTTCGCGCTTTTTGTCGCGGGAAGTTATCCGTTCACCAAGCGGTTCTTCGCCATTCCGCAGGCGTATCTGGGCATTGCATTCGGATTCGGCATTCCTATGGCGTTCGCCGCCATTCAGGATCACGTGCCGCCGCTCGCGTGGATCATGCTGGCCGCGAACGTCTTCTGGTCGGTCGCCTACGACACCGAGTACGCGATGGTCGATCGCGACGACGACATCAAGATCGGCATCAGGACGTCGGCCCTGACGTTCGGCCGCTTCGATGTCCTCGCGATCATGCTTTGTTATGGCGTGACGCTCGGGATCTATGCGTGGATTGGCGTGACGCTGGCGTTCGGCTGGATGTACTGGATCGGCTGGGCGGCGGCGTTGGCGTGCGCGATCTATCACTACACGCTGATCAGGAACCGCGAGCGCATGTCGTGCTTCGCCGCGTTCAAACATAACAACTGGCTGGGCGGCGTCTTGTTCGCGGGCATTGCGGCGCATTACGCGTTTTTTCGCTAG
- the proC gene encoding pyrroline-5-carboxylate reductase, translating to MKIAFIGGGNMASALIGGLIKRGVAAADLYVVDPGEEARGRVEKEFGAATGASIDSKLSEYDAILLAVKPQVLKDVAAALQPVLSKQLVISIAAGIRAADLSRWLGGYTQIVRTMPNTPALIGMGVTGLAALPGVDDSAKALASKVLEAVGDTVWFDDEAKIDAVTAISGSGPAYVFYFIEAMQEAARQLGMDEEQGRALAVATFTGAAQLAAQSGEPASVLRERVTSKGGTTAAALASFEAQGVKDAIVRGALAADARAKEMGEELGKA from the coding sequence ATGAAAATTGCGTTTATTGGTGGCGGCAACATGGCGTCGGCGCTTATCGGCGGCTTGATCAAGCGTGGCGTGGCGGCGGCGGATCTTTATGTCGTCGATCCGGGCGAGGAAGCGCGTGGACGCGTCGAGAAGGAATTCGGCGCGGCGACAGGCGCATCGATCGACTCGAAGCTGAGCGAATACGACGCCATTCTGCTTGCCGTCAAACCGCAGGTCTTGAAGGACGTGGCAGCGGCGCTGCAGCCGGTGTTGTCGAAGCAACTGGTGATCAGCATTGCGGCCGGCATTCGCGCGGCCGACCTGTCGCGCTGGCTTGGCGGCTACACGCAAATCGTGCGCACGATGCCGAACACGCCCGCGTTGATCGGCATGGGCGTGACGGGTCTGGCCGCGTTGCCCGGCGTGGACGATTCAGCGAAGGCGCTGGCGTCGAAGGTGCTGGAAGCGGTAGGCGACACCGTCTGGTTCGACGACGAAGCGAAGATCGACGCCGTCACCGCCATCTCGGGCAGCGGTCCGGCGTACGTGTTCTATTTCATCGAAGCAATGCAGGAAGCCGCGCGTCAGCTCGGCATGGATGAAGAACAAGGGCGCGCGCTCGCCGTGGCGACGTTCACCGGCGCGGCGCAACTGGCTGCGCAATCGGGAGAGCCGGCGAGTGTGTTGCGGGAACGGGTCACATCGAAGGGCGGAACGACGGCTGCGGCGCTGGCTTCCTTCGAAGCACAGGGCGTCAAGGATGCAATCGTGCGCGGCGCACTGGCCGCGGATGCGCGGGCGAAAGAGATGGGCGAGGAACTGGGCAAGGCCTGA